One segment of Desulfovibrio litoralis DSM 11393 DNA contains the following:
- a CDS encoding GNAT family N-acetyltransferase, with protein MLRLRKATMNDALLLFNWRNDPQTRLASHNQEELTFESHLSWLKAVLENPKRTIYIAEENNTALGTIRADRLNKASPEDTDGEYTELSWNVAPTARGQGVAKKMLRAILPLLSGLIKAEIKKDNIASIKVAEAVGMTLKTEKNGILFYELTKQ; from the coding sequence ATGTTAAGATTACGAAAAGCCACAATGAATGATGCCTTATTGCTTTTTAACTGGCGAAATGATCCTCAAACTAGACTGGCAAGCCACAACCAAGAAGAATTAACGTTTGAGTCTCATCTCTCATGGTTAAAAGCCGTTTTGGAAAACCCCAAACGCACCATCTATATCGCCGAAGAAAATAATACAGCCCTCGGAACAATTAGAGCAGACCGTTTAAACAAGGCAAGCCCTGAGGATACAGACGGTGAATATACCGAGTTATCTTGGAATGTTGCCCCCACAGCCAGAGGGCAAGGCGTTGCAAAAAAGATGTTACGTGCGATTCTTCCACTTTTATCGGGTCTTATCAAAGCAGAAATAAAAAAAGACAATATCGCTTCGATTAAAGTTGCCGAAGCAGTAGGCATGACACTAAAAACTGAAAAAAACGGTATCTTATTTTATGAATTAACCAAACAATAA
- a CDS encoding GNAT family N-acetyltransferase: protein MLIFSLAGKTKLSWNVAPTARGQGVAKKMLRAILPLLSGLIKAEIKKDNIASIKVAEATGMTLKTEQNGILFYELTKQ from the coding sequence TTGCTGATATTTTCTTTAGCAGGCAAAACAAAATTATCTTGGAATGTTGCCCCCACAGCCAGAGGGCAAGGCGTTGCAAAAAAGATGTTACGTGCAATTCTTCCTCTTTTATCGGGTCTTATCAAAGCAGAAATAAAAAAAGACAATATCGCTTCGATTAAAGTTGCCGAAGCAACAGGAATGACGCTAAAAACTGAACAAAACGGTATCTTGTTTTATGAATTAACCAAACAATAA
- a CDS encoding glycosyltransferase produces the protein MAELNIYYHLSSYISHKKAGLAYKSCIQNLSRLVRGGDFSFTLVDNPKLANLAIIHDEPNNIPHILKQYPPLKKIPKIVYGVWETDILPQAFIAGLESCIEVWTCSKFSQKAFLQSGKECFVIPHLVKRTPPTPEALAKIKQLLFSQGVSSDSFLFFSIVDIINPRKNTTALLKAFCSQTKKWGNKVKLVLKQYRQIQDLSSFPNIISISDELSEEEISALHNLTHCYVSPHCSEAWGLGLSEAMSFAKPVIATNYSGNLEFMNPDNSILVDYELENIPLEMCRLLPLFTPKMHWAKINVDELAVKMNMVCSNAMAMLPAKENISNITKLFSQETIGVLIFSRLKAVCEKYKLG, from the coding sequence GTGGCTGAATTAAATATTTATTATCATCTTTCGTCTTATATTAGTCATAAAAAAGCCGGGCTGGCATATAAAAGTTGTATTCAAAATTTGAGCCGCTTGGTTCGAGGCGGTGATTTTAGTTTCACTTTGGTTGATAATCCTAAACTTGCAAATTTGGCTATTATTCATGATGAACCGAATAATATTCCGCATATATTAAAGCAGTATCCACCGCTGAAAAAAATCCCCAAAATTGTTTACGGGGTTTGGGAAACGGATATTCTGCCCCAAGCTTTTATTGCGGGCTTAGAAAGTTGTATAGAGGTCTGGACTTGTTCGAAGTTTTCACAAAAAGCCTTTTTACAGTCAGGCAAAGAATGTTTTGTTATTCCTCATCTCGTTAAAAGAACTCCGCCAACCCCCGAAGCCTTAGCCAAGATAAAACAACTTTTGTTTTCACAAGGTGTAAGTTCTGACTCTTTCTTGTTTTTTAGTATTGTTGATATTATTAACCCGCGTAAAAATACAACAGCTTTGCTTAAGGCTTTTTGTTCTCAAACGAAAAAATGGGGAAATAAAGTAAAACTGGTCTTAAAACAATATCGCCAAATTCAAGATTTGTCGTCTTTTCCTAATATAATCAGTATCTCAGATGAGTTGTCGGAAGAAGAAATTTCTGCCTTACACAATTTAACCCATTGTTACGTTAGCCCGCATTGTAGCGAGGCTTGGGGGCTTGGGCTTTCTGAGGCTATGAGTTTTGCTAAGCCTGTTATTGCTACAAATTATTCAGGCAATTTAGAATTTATGAATCCTGATAACAGTATCTTGGTGGATTATGAATTGGAAAATATACCGCTTGAGATGTGTCGTCTTTTACCGTTGTTTACGCCAAAGATGCACTGGGCAAAAATTAACGTTGATGAATTGGCGGTTAAAATGAATATGGTTTGTAGTAATGCAATGGCTATGTTGCCTGCTAAAGAAAATATCAGCAATATAACCAAACTCTTTTCTCAAGAAACTATAGGGGTTTTAATTTTCAGTCGCTTAAAAGCAGTTTGTGAAAAATATAAGCTTGGTTAA
- a CDS encoding glycosyltransferase, translating to MSLNTPKLQIHCITYNHEKFIADTLKGFVKQKTNFPFEAIVADDCSTDNTRQIISVFADKYPHIIKPVFREKNIGVWGNFVNTADLLKSQYVAMCEGDDYWTDPNKLQKQVDFLDAHPDCSLCFHPVKVNYDKQNKPDSIFPSDIEVYNFLGNNPISTIDTLLKGNFIQTNSVVYRWRFHTENMFDVFPCDIMPIDYFMHILHAQKGHIFMLPDIMAVYRKHAGGVWSPFSDQILHNKYIFQEFNFIAEVNKLDNGKYKEQTKGFLKMLLSFMLLDLHENKSPHKLIKLKTEHPEMLIDFIKLCREYKMLELAEYIAKI from the coding sequence ATGAGCCTTAATACACCTAAACTACAAATACACTGTATTACTTATAATCACGAAAAATTCATTGCGGATACTTTAAAAGGTTTTGTTAAACAAAAAACGAATTTCCCTTTTGAAGCTATAGTTGCCGACGATTGTTCAACCGATAATACACGTCAAATTATCAGCGTTTTTGCCGATAAATATCCACATATTATTAAACCGGTTTTTCGAGAAAAAAATATTGGAGTATGGGGAAATTTTGTGAATACGGCTGATCTTTTAAAAAGCCAATATGTTGCAATGTGTGAGGGCGATGATTATTGGACTGATCCTAACAAGTTGCAAAAACAAGTAGATTTTTTAGATGCTCACCCTGATTGTTCATTGTGTTTCCACCCTGTGAAGGTTAATTATGATAAGCAAAATAAACCTGACAGCATATTTCCCAGTGATATTGAGGTTTATAATTTTCTTGGAAATAATCCTATATCAACAATAGACACGTTATTAAAAGGTAATTTTATTCAAACCAACTCCGTTGTTTATCGTTGGCGTTTTCATACGGAAAATATGTTTGATGTGTTTCCGTGTGATATTATGCCAATAGATTATTTTATGCATATCTTACATGCTCAAAAAGGGCATATTTTTATGCTGCCTGATATTATGGCTGTATATCGTAAACATGCCGGAGGTGTGTGGAGTCCTTTCTCCGATCAGATATTGCATAATAAATATATTTTTCAAGAGTTTAATTTTATTGCTGAAGTAAATAAGCTAGACAATGGTAAATATAAAGAACAAACAAAAGGTTTTTTAAAGATGCTACTTTCATTTATGCTGTTAGACTTACATGAAAATAAATCGCCGCATAAACTGATTAAACTTAAAACAGAGCATCCTGAGATGCTTATTGATTTTATAAAACTTTGTCGAGAATATAAAATGTTAGAGCTTGCGGAATATATTGCAAAAATTTAG
- a CDS encoding acyltransferase — MSSFYSLDELKTLGFKSIGNNVLLSKKASFYSPETISFGDNVRVDDFCVLSGEITTGNYVHISAYVACYAKAGLRIGNFCGISPRSSIYTVSDDFSGEYMISPMVPDNLTKLRQGRVVLENYTQLGANSIVMPGVKLKEGAVSGAFSLVLKDLDEWTINFGIPCKFYQHRKKDIIKLSEKIL; from the coding sequence ATGAGCAGTTTTTACAGCCTTGACGAATTAAAAACATTAGGCTTTAAAAGTATTGGCAATAATGTTTTACTGAGTAAAAAAGCAAGTTTTTATAGTCCTGAAACAATTTCTTTTGGAGATAATGTCAGGGTTGATGACTTTTGTGTTTTATCGGGTGAGATTACAACAGGTAATTATGTACATATTTCGGCTTATGTTGCTTGTTATGCCAAAGCGGGTTTGAGAATAGGAAATTTTTGCGGAATTTCGCCTCGCTCTTCGATATACACGGTGAGTGATGATTTTTCGGGCGAATATATGATTTCACCAATGGTGCCTGATAATTTAACAAAGCTGAGGCAAGGCAGAGTTGTCTTAGAAAATTATACTCAACTTGGGGCAAACAGTATTGTTATGCCGGGAGTTAAGTTAAAAGAAGGGGCGGTTAGCGGTGCTTTTTCTTTGGTATTAAAAGACTTAGATGAGTGGACTATTAATTTTGGCATTCCTTGTAAATTTTATCAACACAGAAAAAAAGATATTATTAAATTATCAGAGAAGATTTTATGA
- a CDS encoding class I SAM-dependent methyltransferase, with translation MNLSAQQNMNIDKNQIDQNDTRIPCVVLVFFDFEIIKKSLDFVTQYSDRLAITVVENCSQNTATKIKPYIEQLLKAHKIERYILFDENISSNAFDVVVDQKLFYDTQSPYLMVTDGDLTIEDKNWLDEQVAIIEQNPEVFAVGLELDLVNLPQVSGAETWVPAATPIQDKNYNLGDTGFWFVLSRKAAFLKACNVILHENKLRFLDSIFCDYSREQEKKWVRTKKAKAYHLTWDVYKTPGHSYRKIRESKKDPLELFIHNRYCNYTIYSPLKKRERNIVDNSEKSIITQQKIVISEREEVSLADLLKENRKNAKVLLELCKAKGYLLKLHLGCGTVYHKGWINIDNNSDNNINELDLHWDLRYKLPFPDNSVDFVFHEHFLEHLTVQEALSSLKDTLRVLKPGGVLRVAMPDLRQAVSDYLNPVWKDLPWLKQYGLTFVQTKAELMNMNFRAWGHQYLYDDEELLRRLQEAGFEKIKICPWHQSEHAALVNLETREQSTLVAEATK, from the coding sequence ATGAACTTATCCGCACAACAAAATATGAATATAGATAAAAATCAGATAGATCAAAATGATACACGAATACCTTGTGTTGTGCTTGTTTTTTTTGATTTTGAGATAATCAAAAAATCTTTAGACTTTGTTACACAATATTCTGACAGGCTTGCGATTACTGTGGTTGAAAACTGCTCTCAAAATACTGCGACAAAAATTAAACCTTATATAGAACAATTATTAAAAGCCCACAAAATAGAACGCTATATCTTATTTGATGAAAATATTTCCTCCAACGCTTTTGACGTAGTCGTTGATCAAAAGTTGTTTTATGATACCCAATCTCCTTATTTGATGGTTACTGACGGAGATTTAACAATAGAAGACAAAAATTGGCTTGATGAACAAGTTGCAATTATAGAACAAAACCCTGAAGTGTTTGCTGTGGGCCTAGAGCTTGATTTAGTTAATTTACCTCAAGTTAGCGGTGCTGAAACATGGGTGCCTGCCGCTACCCCTATACAAGATAAAAATTATAACTTGGGTGATACGGGTTTTTGGTTCGTTTTATCAAGAAAAGCGGCGTTTCTAAAGGCGTGTAATGTTATTTTACATGAAAACAAACTACGTTTTTTAGATTCAATATTTTGTGATTATTCTCGAGAACAAGAAAAAAAATGGGTACGAACGAAAAAGGCAAAAGCTTATCACCTTACCTGGGACGTTTATAAAACACCGGGTCATAGTTATCGCAAGATAAGAGAAAGCAAAAAAGACCCTTTGGAACTCTTTATACACAATAGATATTGTAACTATACTATTTATAGTCCATTAAAAAAACGAGAAAGAAATATTGTGGATAATTCTGAAAAATCAATAATAACACAACAGAAAATAGTGATTTCCGAGAGGGAAGAAGTGAGTTTAGCAGATCTTTTAAAAGAAAATAGAAAAAATGCTAAAGTTTTGCTAGAGCTATGTAAGGCTAAGGGTTATCTTTTAAAACTTCACCTTGGTTGTGGAACAGTTTACCACAAAGGTTGGATAAATATCGATAACAATAGCGATAATAATATCAATGAATTAGACTTGCACTGGGACTTGCGATATAAGTTGCCGTTTCCTGATAACAGCGTTGATTTTGTTTTTCATGAACATTTTTTAGAACACTTAACGGTTCAAGAAGCTCTTTCTTCTTTAAAAGATACTTTAAGAGTCTTAAAACCCGGTGGCGTTTTGCGTGTTGCCATGCCAGATTTAAGACAGGCTGTTTCTGATTATTTAAACCCTGTTTGGAAAGATTTGCCTTGGCTTAAACAATATGGTCTAACTTTTGTACAAACTAAGGCCGAGCTTATGAATATGAATTTTAGAGCTTGGGGGCATCAATATTTATATGACGACGAAGAGCTTTTGCGTAGACTACAAGAAGCCGGTTTTGAGAAAATAAAAATTTGCCCATGGCATCAAAGTGAACATGCGGCACTTGTTAATTTGGAAACCAGAGAGCAATCAACATTAGTCGCAGAAGCAACAAAATGA
- a CDS encoding DegT/DnrJ/EryC1/StrS family aminotransferase, translating to MIYVTKSFLPPISEYMEYLEKIFMSGQLTNQGSCVLELEKKLKDYLNVKYLQYVSNGTIAIQLALNISNITEGEIITTPFSYVATTGSILWERCTPIFVDIEENTYCIDADKIESAITAETKAILAVHVFGYPCNVEKIEAIAKKHGLTVIYDAAHAFGAFYKNKSLLSYGDISTCSFHATKLFHSVEGGCVIVNSSETDRKLDYVKRFGHIVDDYQYIGINAKNSEFHAAMGLANLPYLPYIISERKKISELYDSLLKGLVKRPKLPDDSVYNYAYYPVVFESEKQLLSVFDTLKKNDIIPRRYFYPSLNTLPYLKNKTECAISENIALRILCLPLYVGLKEEEVLKITDLIKRAL from the coding sequence ATGATTTATGTAACTAAAAGTTTTTTACCTCCAATTTCAGAATATATGGAATATTTGGAAAAAATTTTTATGAGCGGACAGTTAACCAACCAAGGCTCTTGCGTCTTAGAACTTGAAAAAAAGCTAAAAGACTATCTCAATGTAAAATATTTGCAATATGTAAGCAACGGAACGATTGCTATCCAGCTTGCTTTAAATATTTCAAATATTACAGAGGGCGAAATAATTACTACGCCTTTCTCTTATGTCGCAACGACCGGTAGCATATTGTGGGAGCGTTGTACTCCGATTTTTGTAGATATAGAAGAAAATACTTATTGTATTGATGCGGATAAAATAGAAAGTGCGATTACTGCCGAAACCAAAGCTATATTAGCGGTGCATGTTTTTGGTTATCCTTGTAATGTTGAAAAAATAGAAGCTATCGCAAAAAAACACGGTTTAACCGTTATTTATGATGCTGCTCATGCCTTTGGTGCCTTTTATAAAAATAAGTCTCTTTTAAGTTATGGAGATATTTCTACTTGTAGCTTTCATGCGACCAAATTATTTCATAGCGTTGAAGGCGGCTGTGTGATTGTTAATAGCTCGGAAACTGACCGTAAACTTGATTATGTTAAGCGATTTGGACATATTGTTGATGATTATCAATATATTGGTATTAATGCAAAAAATTCGGAATTTCATGCGGCTATGGGCTTGGCTAATTTGCCATATTTACCTTATATTATTAGTGAACGTAAAAAAATCAGTGAGTTATATGACAGTTTGTTAAAAGGTTTGGTAAAAAGACCCAAATTGCCTGACGACTCTGTATATAATTATGCCTATTATCCTGTGGTTTTTGAATCAGAAAAGCAACTTTTATCAGTATTCGATACTCTTAAGAAAAACGATATTATACCGAGAAGATATTTTTACCCATCTTTAAATACGCTTCCATATTTAAAAAACAAAACAGAATGTGCAATTTCTGAGAATATTGCTTTGCGTATTTTGTGTTTACCTTTGTATGTTGGACTTAAAGAAGAAGAAGTTTTAAAGATAACAGACTTGATAAAGAGAGCTTTGTAA
- a CDS encoding CdaR family protein, with protein sequence MKITRRQAIDLFIAFILALSAWFIVNGQEKIDTWVDVGVEFKGIPPELFVSDGMINNVNVRVRGTRGRIAAITSQHLYFTVDLKGIVKGVNIIHIDQNVLPLKGALEIVDITPSTIELNADIIKKVERKLVVQEYGELPDGLVLDSLSFTPETVTLVGPENILEGIKDVKVPIQLDSLKTASSFSVIRNPVVPPSVEITPKQVSANFVLKFLEKEVSFSVKPVIKMPTNLTGNIKQKSIKITLSMPEIYKKADELEEIEAILDLSEKDNLLPNTSVATDVVLRNVPEWAKIVEIEPKKIFVFIKERKPENETFSEDL encoded by the coding sequence ATGAAAATAACTCGCAGACAAGCAATTGATTTATTTATAGCTTTTATACTTGCACTCAGCGCTTGGTTTATTGTTAACGGACAGGAAAAAATAGATACTTGGGTAGATGTTGGAGTTGAGTTTAAAGGTATTCCCCCGGAGTTGTTTGTTTCTGACGGAATGATCAACAACGTCAACGTAAGAGTTAGGGGTACGCGCGGGCGGATTGCGGCTATTACCAGCCAACACTTGTATTTTACCGTTGATTTAAAAGGTATAGTCAAAGGAGTCAATATAATTCATATCGACCAAAACGTGCTTCCTCTTAAAGGTGCTTTGGAGATAGTTGATATTACGCCTTCGACAATTGAGCTAAATGCGGATATAATTAAAAAAGTAGAGCGAAAACTTGTGGTTCAAGAATACGGAGAGCTTCCGGACGGCTTGGTTTTAGACTCTTTATCGTTTACTCCGGAAACCGTTACTTTGGTGGGGCCTGAAAATATTCTTGAGGGAATAAAAGACGTTAAAGTTCCTATTCAGCTTGATTCTTTGAAAACAGCCAGCAGTTTTAGCGTAATTCGCAATCCTGTTGTCCCTCCGAGTGTGGAAATTACTCCAAAACAGGTCAGTGCCAATTTTGTTTTAAAGTTCTTGGAAAAAGAAGTTTCTTTTAGTGTAAAGCCTGTTATTAAAATGCCCACCAATTTAACTGGCAATATAAAACAAAAAAGTATTAAAATTACCTTAAGCATGCCGGAAATTTACAAAAAAGCTGATGAACTTGAAGAGATAGAGGCTATTCTTGATCTTAGCGAAAAAGATAATCTCTTGCCTAATACAAGTGTTGCGACTGATGTTGTTTTAAGGAATGTTCCGGAATGGGCAAAAATAGTCGAAATAGAACCGAAAAAAATCTTTGTGTTTATAAAAGAAAGAAAGCCTGAGAATGAAACTTTTTCTGAAGATCTTTAA
- the cdaA gene encoding diadenylate cyclase CdaA gives MFLSFSIDWRDIIDILIVTFILYRFLTIVRGKRVLSIIYGVLILNLVYIASNELGLYTLNWLLSYFLGSLFLVVVIIFQKDIRTALATMGANNIFLRFFSKSKNEHNSMIDSVVRSASKMAGQSIGALIVIEKNMQLGEFLTKGVMLNADVSSDLLQAIFYPKNPLHDGAAIIRKDKILAAACILPLSSKQGKESFGTRHRAAIGISEESDAVVVVVSEERGEVSVVYKANLEVVSNLRHLSEILKTYLELK, from the coding sequence ATGTTTTTAAGTTTTAGTATTGATTGGCGTGATATAATTGATATTTTAATCGTAACTTTTATTTTGTATCGTTTTTTGACTATTGTACGCGGTAAAAGAGTTTTATCAATTATTTATGGTGTTTTGATTTTAAACCTTGTGTATATAGCTTCAAACGAACTTGGTCTTTATACTCTAAATTGGTTGTTAAGTTACTTCCTCGGTTCTTTATTTTTGGTTGTGGTTATTATTTTCCAAAAAGATATAAGAACCGCCCTTGCTACTATGGGGGCGAATAATATTTTTTTACGTTTTTTTTCTAAATCAAAAAACGAACATAACAGCATGATAGACAGTGTTGTCCGTTCTGCAAGCAAAATGGCGGGGCAATCAATAGGTGCTTTGATTGTGATAGAGAAAAACATGCAACTTGGTGAGTTTTTAACCAAGGGGGTAATGTTAAACGCTGATGTTTCGAGCGATTTACTCCAAGCTATTTTTTACCCTAAAAACCCTCTGCATGACGGAGCTGCTATAATTCGTAAGGATAAAATTTTAGCGGCCGCCTGTATTTTACCTTTATCTAGCAAACAGGGCAAAGAGTCATTTGGTACAAGGCATAGAGCCGCAATCGGAATTTCCGAAGAAAGTGATGCCGTTGTTGTCGTTGTTTCGGAAGAACGAGGGGAAGTCTCGGTAGTTTATAAAGCGAATCTTGAAGTTGTCTCTAATTTGAGACATTTATCGGAAATTCTTAAAACATATCTGGAGTTAAAATAA
- a CDS encoding ABC transporter ATP-binding protein: MPNNNRCEKPVLNVENISMKFGGLMAVNEAKLEVGLREIVALIGPNGAGKTTFFNCISGIYKPTAGNVFLCNHDKPEASPLSLIGKKPHTITKLGMSRTFQNIRLFPNMSVLENVMVARTCRTKAGILGALFRNKATRLEEEQIANDSYELLKEVKLEHLYAEDAKNLPYGDQRRLEIARALATEPFILLLDEPAAGMNPHETEELKAFVLYIREKYKLSILLIEHDMKMVMSLSDHIYVMEYGCMLADGVPSEIRQNPAVIKAYLGEE, translated from the coding sequence ATGCCCAATAATAATCGTTGTGAAAAACCTGTTTTAAATGTTGAAAATATTTCAATGAAATTCGGTGGTTTAATGGCGGTTAACGAAGCTAAACTCGAAGTTGGGCTTAGAGAAATCGTTGCTTTAATTGGTCCGAACGGAGCCGGAAAAACAACATTTTTTAACTGTATTAGCGGTATATATAAACCGACCGCCGGCAATGTTTTTTTATGTAACCATGATAAACCCGAGGCGTCGCCTCTTTCTTTGATTGGAAAAAAACCGCATACGATTACCAAGCTTGGTATGAGCCGTACTTTTCAAAACATCAGACTTTTTCCTAATATGTCCGTATTGGAAAATGTTATGGTTGCAAGAACTTGTCGCACCAAAGCGGGAATTTTAGGGGCTTTGTTCCGAAATAAAGCCACAAGGTTGGAAGAAGAGCAAATTGCAAACGATAGTTATGAATTGCTTAAAGAAGTAAAGTTGGAACACCTTTATGCGGAAGATGCCAAAAACCTTCCTTACGGTGATCAAAGACGCTTGGAAATTGCCAGAGCCTTGGCGACCGAGCCTTTTATTTTATTGCTTGATGAACCGGCAGCCGGTATGAATCCGCATGAAACCGAAGAATTAAAGGCTTTTGTGCTTTATATTCGTGAAAAATATAAATTGTCGATTTTATTGATTGAACATGATATGAAAATGGTGATGTCTTTATCTGATCATATTTATGTGATGGAATATGGGTGTATGTTGGCTGACGGAGTTCCAAGCGAGATTCGTCAAAATCCAGCGGTGATCAAGGCCTATCTGGGAGAAGAATAA
- the livM gene encoding high-affinity branched-chain amino acid ABC transporter permease LivM — MSISSNQLPFFHIQNIKRSFFVALWFVFLTLPLLAVKVDTLNQNVVWRPQNMLYVFIGTFVFSFIWRWLFLLKERKPFEGKFVNQIQCFKQNKSIFLALLLMLCFIFPLFSTTYQVNVMVSALLWVILGLGLNIVVGFSGMLVLGYVAFYAIGAYSYALLNIHTGIGFWEALPFGGLFAAVIAIILALPLLRLRGDYLAIVTLGFGEIVRLILENYSDIFYGPSGISNIPKPTLYYPSFVDGSFSFVQVNFTNLTELTNYAYYVALFMTILTIIAVSRLRDSRLGRSWMALREDEIACEAMGINKVGVKLSAFALGAMWAGFGGVLFAAKTSFINPSSFTFMESALILAMVVLGGMGSIFGVVLGSFILILLPEYLRALSEYRMLIFGASMVLMMVFRPQGLVKPARKTYVFKHDLDEKQIVPEMNIPNSLKKGQENAQ, encoded by the coding sequence ATGTCTATATCTTCAAATCAACTACCTTTTTTTCATATTCAAAATATTAAGCGTTCGTTTTTTGTTGCTTTGTGGTTTGTTTTTTTGACTTTGCCGTTGTTGGCGGTTAAAGTTGATACTTTAAACCAAAATGTTGTTTGGCGACCGCAAAATATGCTTTATGTTTTTATAGGTACTTTTGTTTTTTCTTTTATCTGGCGTTGGCTCTTTTTATTAAAAGAGAGAAAACCATTTGAAGGTAAGTTTGTTAATCAAATACAATGTTTTAAACAGAATAAAAGTATTTTTCTGGCATTGCTGTTGATGCTTTGTTTTATTTTTCCGCTATTTAGTACAACTTATCAAGTTAACGTTATGGTTTCGGCTCTGTTGTGGGTTATTTTGGGTCTTGGGCTGAATATTGTTGTTGGTTTTTCCGGAATGCTTGTACTTGGTTATGTTGCTTTTTACGCTATTGGTGCATATTCTTATGCCCTTTTAAATATTCATACCGGAATCGGATTTTGGGAGGCTCTTCCTTTTGGAGGGTTGTTTGCCGCTGTTATAGCGATTATTTTAGCCTTGCCTCTTTTAAGGCTACGCGGTGATTATTTGGCGATTGTTACCCTTGGCTTTGGTGAAATTGTACGTTTAATTCTTGAGAACTATAGCGATATATTCTACGGTCCTAGCGGTATAAGTAATATTCCAAAACCAACGCTTTATTACCCCAGTTTTGTTGATGGAAGCTTTAGCTTTGTTCAAGTTAATTTTACCAACCTGACTGAATTAACTAACTATGCCTATTATGTTGCCCTTTTTATGACAATTTTAACGATTATTGCTGTTTCTCGTTTGCGAGATTCTCGTTTGGGGCGTTCTTGGATGGCTCTTAGAGAAGACGAGATTGCTTGCGAGGCGATGGGCATAAATAAAGTTGGCGTTAAGTTGTCTGCCTTTGCTCTTGGTGCTATGTGGGCTGGTTTTGGCGGTGTTTTGTTTGCGGCAAAAACCTCTTTTATTAACCCCAGCAGTTTTACTTTCATGGAATCGGCTTTAATTCTCGCCATGGTTGTTTTAGGCGGAATGGGTTCGATTTTTGGGGTTGTTTTAGGTTCATTCATTTTAATTTTGTTGCCTGAATATTTACGAGCTTTATCGGAATATCGCATGTTAATTTTTGGAGCAAGTATGGTTTTGATGATGGTTTTTCGCCCTCAGGGTTTAGTCAAACCCGCAAGAAAAACTTATGTTTTTAAACATGATTTAGATGAAAAACAGATTGTTCCCGAGATGAATATTCCAAACAGTTTAAAAAAGGGGCAAGAAAATGCCCAATAA
- a CDS encoding branched-chain amino acid ABC transporter permease, translating to MNWDYFGELFFSGLTRGSIYALIALGYTMVYGIIELINFAHGEIYMIGAFIALIVSFLLGYLGFPEVGILVIAGIVAVIYCAAYGYTIEKIAYKPLRNAPRLSPLISAIGMSIFLQNYILLAQTPDFMPFPRLVPEMAFLDAFNGMLGASDFLIIATSAVVMLSLTFFIKNTKMGKAMRATAQNRKMAMLLGIDADRIISVTFIVGSALAAIGGLLIASHVGQINFNIGFIAGIKAFTAAVLGGIGSIPGAMLGGLVLGLCESFGTGYISSDYEDAFAFSLLILILIIRPSGLLGKARVQKV from the coding sequence ATGAATTGGGATTATTTTGGCGAACTTTTTTTTAGCGGGCTTACAAGAGGCAGTATCTATGCTTTGATTGCCCTTGGTTACACTATGGTTTATGGTATAATCGAATTGATTAACTTTGCCCATGGTGAAATATATATGATTGGTGCCTTTATTGCTTTGATTGTTTCATTTTTATTGGGCTATTTGGGTTTTCCGGAAGTAGGAATTTTGGTTATAGCCGGTATCGTGGCGGTTATTTATTGTGCTGCTTACGGATATACTATTGAAAAAATTGCTTATAAGCCTTTAAGAAATGCACCGCGTTTATCTCCTTTAATTAGTGCAATCGGTATGTCAATATTTTTGCAAAACTATATATTGCTTGCTCAAACTCCTGATTTTATGCCCTTCCCAAGGCTTGTTCCCGAAATGGCGTTTTTAGATGCTTTTAATGGAATGTTGGGTGCCAGTGATTTTTTAATTATTGCAACCAGTGCTGTTGTGATGTTGTCTTTAACCTTTTTTATTAAAAATACAAAAATGGGCAAGGCGATGAGAGCTACGGCACAAAATCGTAAGATGGCAATGCTTCTCGGGATTGATGCGGATAGGATTATTAGCGTTACCTTTATCGTTGGTTCGGCTTTGGCGGCTATAGGCGGGCTTCTTATTGCCTCTCACGTAGGTCAAATCAACTTTAATATAGGTTTTATCGCAGGGATTAAAGCGTTTACCGCCGCTGTTTTGGGCGGAATAGGCTCTATTCCCGGAGCTATGCTTGGCGGGCTTGTGCTTGGTCTTTGTGAAAGCTTTGGAACGGGCTATATCTCGTCTGATTACGAAGATGCTTTTGCCTTTAGTTTGTTGATTTTAATCTTAATTATTCGTCCTTCCGGCTTGCTTGGCAAAGCTCGCGTTCAAAAGGTTTAA